The window GAATTAAGTTGAATTTTATTAAAACTTTTAAATAACATATTGCAGACTTACACAAAATAGTGTATAATCAAAGCCATAAACATAAAAGGAGCTATTTATGTCCACTTTAAAAGCTATAGATCTTTTTGAAGCTTATGCGCAAAACAAACTGCCTATGGATCAGGGATACATCGTATCTTCTTTTTTTAAAGAAGAATCAGCTTACAGCGTATATGAAATTATTTCGTATTCGACTGTAAAAGATATTTATATGACGGGAGACGGATTGACCTTCCAAACAAACGGTAAAAAACTGTTTCTTTTGGTTGAACCTGCAAATTTTCCGCATAAATCAACGGAACCCGTATTTCGTGCCAAGGGCTTTCAAGTACCTTTGCGCTTTAAAGAATCTAATATTATAACTGCAAAAAACCAATCGACGGTAATGTTCAGTAAAGCTCCGCAGGAAGCGATTTCGGCATTTACCGTTGTAAAACCGGAAGGTATAAATTTTGCTTTTTTGTTTTATCCTCTGCCCGATACATTTAAATCAATAGAAATGTTTTTTGAAAAAACTTTAAACCAGGAAGCCGTTATTCCTCTTGCGGACGCAAAAAAAGTGGCAAAAGAATTTGCCGCTATATGCGAGCAAAAGCTGACTTGGCCTAAAGAGTAATTAAAGTTTTCGTTTTTATATAAGTTAAAAAGCTGAAGCCTCAATGGCAACAAAAAAACGGCGGTTTAAACTTATAATGAAAAATATCGTTTAAACCGCCGTTTCGTCCGTATAACTGTAAAATAAAAATTCATATTACAGCTTAAATAATCCGTCTTGTATAGAATCTACCTGCGCTTATCATACGGCGCAGGTAAAGCATTATTTTAACTTTCTGGGTTTAGTCATATTTTCGGGTTTTAAAACCTCATCCAGTTTTTCTTTTGAAAGAAGGCCGCGTTCCAAAACAAGGTCATAAACACCCTTGTTCTCGCGCAAGGCGGTCTTTGCAATATCGGAAGAAGCTTCGTACCCGATAACCGGATTTAAAGCCGTAACCAAACCTATACTTCGTAATACGCTGTTTTTGCAGTGCTCGTAATTTCCGACAATTCCGTCTATGCAGCGTTCCCTCAAAGTTTTCATTCCGTTTATGAGAAGTTTAATAGATTCAAAAATAGAATAAATCATAACCGGCTCAAAAACGTTAAGTTCAAGCTGTGCGGATTCCGCTGCAAGAATTACCGCCGTGTCGTTTCCTATAACGCGGTAGCAAATTTGGTTTACAACTTCGGGAATTACCGGATTTACTTTTCCCGGCATAATGGAAGAGCCCGGCTGCATCGGAGGCAGGCTTATATCGTAAAGCCCGGTTCTGGGTCCAGACGAAAGAAGCCGTAAGTCGCTGCATATTTTAGAAAGTTTTGCCGAAAGGCGTTTTAATTCGGAAGAGTAAGTAACAAAGCCCGATGTATCGTTCGTAGCGGCTATCATATTTTTTGCAGCCTTTAACGGAAGAGCCGAGATTTTAGAAAGGTAATCCGTAACCTTCGGAGTATACATAGGGTCGGAGTTAATACCCGTACCTATTGCCGTAGCGCCCATATTTATTGTATAAAGATTTTTTTCAGCGAATTCTATTTGCTCAATTTCATCTTCTAAAGAAGCCGCATAAGATTCAAATTCCTGTCCCAACGTCATAGGAACCGCATCTTGAAGCTGGGTGCGTCCCATTTTTATATTGTCGCCTAAATCTTCCGCTTTTTTTCTAAAAGAAAGTATAAGGCGTTTCAGTTCTTCGATTAGGGGTTTTGTGTTTAAGCATATTCCGAGTTTTGCAGCCGTAGGATAAGCATCGTTGGTGGACTGCGCAAAATTGACATGATTATTAGGGTGGCAGGGATTATATGAACCCTTAGGTTTACCTAAAATTTCGTTTGCACGGTTTGCGATAACCTCATTGGCGTTCATATTTGTTGAAGTTCCGGCACCGCCTTGAATCATATCGACGACGAATTCCTTGTCGAATTTTCCTTCGGCAACCTCCCTACAAGCCTGCACCATAGCCTTGTACACTTCATCGCTTAAATAGCCAAGCTCATGGTTTGCTTCAGCTGCCGCTTCTTTCGTATAAGCAAGCCCTTTAATAAAATCGGGAAAATCGCAAAGTTTAAGCCCCGTGATTTTAAAATTTTCCGTACTTCTAAAAGTTTGGATTCCATAGTAAGCATCTGCAGGTATTTCCAATTCTCCAAGCAGATCGTGTTCCTTTCTCATTGGTAACTCCTATTGTTAATAGTAATTTATTATATACGTTAGTTTAAAAACAGACAAGTGGGAAAGAATAAACGCGCCGACTTTAAAATGTAAATGCTTAAGCGGCATACTTAAATTTATAAAAGACTCCCTTATAAATTTTTTTTAATTATGTTAAAATATAAAGCGGAGGTATTTATGGATTTCAGTAGAAGACTGCCTATAGGCGTACAAAGTTTTGAAGTTATGCGAAGCGATAAATTTCTCTATGTCGATAAAACGGAATTCGTTTACCGTCTCGTTAATTCAAGCAGGGTATATTTTTTAAGCCGTCCGCGCCGCTTCGGTAAAAGCCTCTTTCTTTCCACATTGGAAGCCTTCTTTTTAGGCAAAAAAGAATTATTTACGGGCTTAAAAATTGCGGAATCGGAAGACGCTCAAAGCACCCCGTGGAAAAAATATCCGGTTCTCCGCTTTGATTTCAGCCCGAAAAATTACGAAACTGAAAAATCAATTTACGAGATTATCGATTCGAATTTATCGTCAATTGAAACTATGTATTCCATACCTAAAACAAAGAACGCTCCTGAAGACAGATTTAAATTTATTTTAGAAACCTTACATAATAAAACCGAAGAAAAGGCAGTCGTGCTTGTTGACGAATACGATAAACCTCTTTTACAAACAATGAATGTAAACGAAAAATTAAATGAAAAATACCGAAACGTTTTAAAAGCCTTTTATTCTGTATTAAAAAGCTGTGACCACGTTATACGCTTTGCCTTTTTAACGGGAGTTACCAAGTTCAGTAAGGTAAGTATTTTCAGCGATTTAAACAATTTAAACGATATAAGCTTAAAACCCGATTACTCGGGAATATGCGGAATTACTCAAAGCGAACTTGAAAATACTTTTAAACCCGAAATAGAAGTCTTGGCGGAAAGAAACAGGTTAAGCTATGAGCAATGTATAAAAACATTAAAACAAAATTATGACGGCTATTGTTTTGCGGACGGAACGGAAAATATGTATAACCCTTTCAGCTTATTAAATGTGTTTGACGGAAAACAATTTGAATATTATTGGTTTGCAACGGGAACGCCTACATTTTTGGTAAATGCTTTAAAAGAGGCAAATTATAATATACCCGATTTGGACGGAAATGTGGAAATGGACGCCTCGGGATTATCGGATTACAGGGCGGGAAACGATTCTGCAATACCTATTTTATTTCAAGCGGGATACTTAACCATAAAGAGCTACGACAGTGATTATAAGATGTATAGGCTAGGCTTTCCCAATGATGAGGTAAGATACGGCTTTTTGCATAATCTTTTACCGGCGTATTCAAATTTAAATTTCGGGGATACGGCGTTCAGCGTAGTAAGTTTTACAAAAGACCTTAGAGCCGGGCGGGTGGAAGAGTTTATGCAAAGATTAAAGTCCATAATGGCGAGTATTCCCTACGATAATGTAAAGAAGGAAAGCGGAGAAAGCCTTGCATTAAGGGAGCATAATTTTCAAATATGCGTTTATTTGGTGTTTGCCCTTATGGGACAGTTTGTAAAAACAGAAACGCATTGTGCAGGCGGGAGAAGCGATTGTACGGTGGAAACCGAAAATACGATTTATATTTTCGAGTTTAAATTAAAAGGAAGTGCGGAGGAAGCCTTAAAGCAAATAATAGAAAAAAAATATGCTGAAGCATACAGGGCTGAAGACAAAGAAATAGTTTTAATAGGCGTAAGTTTTAATGCGGAAGAAAAAACGGTAGGAGAATGGCTTACGGAAAAAGCGTAAACGCCGTATACAATTAAACCGTTTTAACTCCGCTTAAAAGATATCCGTTTAAAATAAAACCGTTTTTATTTTACATCAACCGGCCTAATTTTTCACGGATAAACTCGCTTTTTTCTTTTAAACCTATTTTCCCTGTTTGAAGAATTAAAACATTCGGAGCCTTAGGGTCAAGCGTTACTCTTCCGTCAGATTCTTTTATCATACGTAAAAGTTTATCAACGGAAATTTTAGAAACGCGGGCAAACTCCACTCTTACCTTCGATTTTCTTTCTTTTAAACTTGAAATTGAAAGCGTATTGCAAATAATTTTAATTTCGGAAAGAGCCAATAAGCTTTCCACTTCTTCAGGTGCAGGCCCGAAGCGGTCGGAAATTTCCGCATAAATACCGTCCAAATCTTCCTGAGTTTTTACCGCCGCAATTTTTTTATAAACTTCCATTTTAGTTTCCGGAATGTTTATATATGAATCGGGAATAAAACCTGAGTATTCAAGTTCTATAACGGATTCCTGCATAGGCTCGTAATTTCCGTTTTGCAGCTTTTGCACAGCTTCATCTAAAAGACGTAAATATAAATCAAACCCGACGGAATAAATATCTCCCGACTGCTCACGTCCCAAAAGGTTCCCCGCTCCGCGTATTTCCATATCCTTCATTGCAATTTTAAACCCGGAACCCAGCTCCGTAAAATCGGAAATTACCTGTAAGCGCTTCATAGCAACTTCCGATAAGGCTCTATCTTCCGGATACAAAAGGTAGGCATAAGCTTTTTTATCCGAACGCCCCACCCTTCCGCGCAGCTGATACAATTGCGAAACCCCGTACATATCCGCTCTGTCGATTATAATCGTATTCGCATTGGGAATATCTATTCCGTTTTCTATAATTGTAGTTGCAATTAAAACTTGAAAACCGCCCAAACTGAAACGTTCGAAAATTTCTTCCAATTCGTTCGGAGACATTTGCCCGTGTGCGGTTTCAATCATAATTTCGGGCAAAAGCGATTGAAGCATAAAAAGAGTATCTTCCAAAGTTTCGACTCTGTTATGGAGATAAAAGACCTGTCCGCCGCGCGCCGATTCACGCCTGATAACATCAGCAATTTTTTCCGCATTGAATTCTTCTATTACCGTTTCAACCGGTTTACGGTTTTGAGGGGGCGTTGTAATTACGCTCATATCGCGTATTTTTAAAAGCGACATGTGAAGCGTACGCGGAATAGGAGTTGCCGAAAGCGAAAGACAATCAACATTATGTTTTAAGGCTTTCAGTTTTTCTTTATCTTTAACTCCGAAACGCTGCTCTTCATCTATAATCATTAAACCCAAATCTTTAAAAACAACGTCTTTTTGAATAATACGATGTGTGCCTACAAGTACATCTATTTCGCCTTGTTTTAATTTTTCCAAAACCTTTTTTTGTTCACCCTTAGAAATAAATCTTGAAAGACGTGCAATTTTTACGGGGAAATTTTTAAAACGTTTATTTAAGGTTTCAAAATGCTGTTCGGTTAAAATTGTAGTAGGCGATAAAAATGCAACCTGTTTACCGCTCATTGCAGCTTTAAAAGCCGCCCGCATTGCAACTTCGGTTTTTCCGTAACCTACATCACCGCAAATAAGTCTATCCATAGGGACGGGTTTTTCCATATCCGCTTTTACGTCTTCAATGCAGGTAAGCTGGTCGTCCGTTTCCTCATAAGGAAAGGCGGCTTCAAAGCTAAGCTGCCATTCATCGTCTTTTTGAAATGCAAACCCCTTGCTTGCTTTCCGCCTTGAATATAAGTCTATTAACTTTGCCGCAATATCTTCCACCGATTTTTTTACTCTGGTCTTGCGGTTTTCCCATGATTTTGAACCAAGCACATCAAGATGCGGCGCTTCGCCTTCATTTCCGATATAACGTTGAACCATATCGGCCTGTTCAATCGGAATAAAAACGGTTTCATCGTTTGCATATAAAAGATTTATGTAATCGCGTTCGGTATCGGCAATTTTTACGCGCTCTATGCCTCGGAATTTTCCTATGCCGTAATTAACATGAACAACATAATCGCCGGGATTTAATTCTATAAATGTATCTATTACGCTGCTTTTTGCGGTTTTTACCGACTTCGGGATTCTTCTTCGCCGTCCGAAAATTTCGTTTTCGTGAATTACAAGAATTTTAAGCTCCGGAATTGAAAAACCCGCCGAAAGATTAAAGGGTAAAACATGAACGGCAGATTCATGCAAAATTTCCTGAATACGCAGAGCTTGGTTATCGCTTTCCGCAAATACGTAAACCGTCCAGCCGGAATTTAAAAGAGCTTTTAGTTCTTCCTTTAAATAAACTATGTTACCGAAAAAACTTCTTGCAGGTTCAGTATAAAATTTTATAAAAGACTCCTCGCCGCTTAAAGAACTTTTTTCGTTCAGGGTTTTAAAAAAGACGGAACGCGTATAATTTTGACTTAATTTATCGAACTGAAATAAAATATGCTGAGGTTCGGGGAATTCGGGAATTACGGCTTTACGTTTTTCGTTTTCGTCAAATTGATTTTTTGCTTTTTTATAAAGCCCCAGATATTCCCGAGACAATGTTTCAAAAAAATTTTTTTGTCTGTCGTAATCGATATAAAAAACCGTTATATCTTTTTTAGGGAAATAATCCAGTATTGAAGTTTGCTTTTCAAAACAAAGCGGATAAAAAATTTCTTCGCCTTCAAATGTTTTATAAGTTTTAAGTCTTTCGATTATGCGTAAGGCATCAGGTGAAAACTCTTTTAAATTCTTTAAGTTTTTTTCCAAAACCGAAATACGTTCTTTATCCCAAATAACTTCTTTTGCAGGGAAAAAGGTTACCGACTTTATTTCTTCAAGAGAGCTTTGACTGTTTACATCAAAGGTTTTTATTTTTTCAATTTTATCAAAATCAAATTGAATTCTATATGCATTTTTTAACGAAGAAGTATTCGAAGCAAGACATACGTCCAACACTTCACCTCGTAAGGCAAACTCGCCCCTCACGCTTACCCGCGGAACTCTTGTGTAACCCCAAGAAGTTAAAAGCTCTGCAACTTTTAAAATATCTACCGCGCCTCCTACGGCTAAAGAGCATTTATTTTTTTTTAAATATTCTCCGGGAGGCACCGGCGTTAAAAACGAGCGCTGACAAGTTATAAAAATACGCGGATTTTTTTCATCACTTTTTTTTGATACGCTCCCGTCAGCCTCCCCGCCTTCTTCTCCCGCTTGCAAAAGAAGAGAGAGAATTTCAGCCCGTTCCGCAAAAACCGAAGAAGAAGGTGAAACCGGTCTATATGCAAGACTTCCCCACCACGGTAAAACACGGGTTTCTATATTTGAAAAATCCAAATCGGCTAAAACCTGTTCCACTTCTTTTTCCGTGGGAACAATTATCAAAACGGAGCGTTTGGTTTTATAAAAATATTCCGCCAAAAAAAAGCCTAAAAGCCCGCCTGAAAGACCTGCAATATTAAAAGGATATGCTCCGCTTTCAATTTGAGTAAAAGCGGTTTTCATACCGCACCACGTTAAGATGTTGTTTTGCAAAGATTGAATTGTCCGCGATGACATTAAATTTTACCGTCCAGTTACCGTAATTACCGTTGCTATATGACGGCAATCATCAAGATTCCTTTCTTTATAAACCCGCACTGCTATAAATTCTTTTGACAGATTATCAATATAAGTTTAAAACAGTCTCTTTGTTTTATACAGTTATTATAACACTAAAATTATACTTTTTCTACATTATATAGCCGCATTTAAATTCTTATTCTTTTAACGGCCTCTATGGCGTCTTTATAATCGGGCCAAATTCTTAAAGCGGCTTGAAAGGCGTCCAAGGCGCTTCGTTTTTCACCTGCCGCCTCTCGCACAATACCCAGCCTGTACCACCACAAACCGTTTCCGGGTTCAAGATGTACGGCAATTGAATAAGCAATGTCTGCCTTATTGTATTTTCCCATAATCCTATAAATTTCACCTACAAAAAAATGCGCAACACTTATTCTTTCCCCGTTCGGAGCCATATCAATATAATTTTCCATGTTGCGTAAAGATTCTTTATAATTACCGAGATAAAAAGAAGCTTCTCCCAATGTTTCTATTATTCTCGCATCGCGGGAAACTTTTAAAGCATCGTTACAGGCTATCTCGGTATCCTTATACCGCCCCAGTCTGAAAAGACACCATGTATAAACCGCATAAGAATCCATATTTTTCGGATTGAGGCTAAGTTCACTTCGGCAAATACTTATGGCCTCCGAATAAGCCTTACGGGCATCGTCCCTTCTTCCGATGGAATCAAGACTCCGTCCGTTTCTGTAAAGTTTTAAAGCGTCCGGTTTTTCCTGAGAGTAAACGGCAAAGGATAATCCGAAAACAAAATTTAATATAAAAACAGATTTTAAAAACTTATTATTACGCATTTTTATCTCCAATAAAAACTTTTTACAAAAATCAATTAACTACAACATTTATTTTTACATTGTAATTCCCGTCGAATTTTTAATTGTACACAATTTCGGTAATTATTCAATAGATGTTACCGAAACTTTTTAAAATATAAATATTTTTTTAAAGTTTTATACCTGCCTACTAGCACATAAAATAAAAAGGTGGTAAAATCGGTCTTACATAAACGTTTATGCAGGAAACTTTTTATCGGAAGACTTGCAAAACCGTAAGGAGTAAATATGAACAAGAGAAAAATTTTGGTTACCGGTTCGCTCGGTCAAATAGGAAGCGAATTGGTTATGTACTTGCGAAAAGAGTACGGAAACGATAATGTTATCGCTTCCGACATACGAAAAAAAAGACGTGCCGAAAGTTATAGGAAGCGGTCCGTTTGAAAAACTTGATGTATTGAAAGCAAACAAAACTTTGGAGATTTGTAAAAAGTACGGCGTAAATACCGTTATACATTTGGCAGCTCTCCTTTCGGCAGTAGCGGAAAAAAATCCTAAACTTGCTTATGATATAAATATGAACGGTTTGTATAATATGCTCGAAATTGCAAGAGAACAAAATTATACTTTATTCGTTCCAAGCTCCATTGCCGCATTCGGGCCTTCTACACCTGCCGATAAAACTCCTCAAGATACGATTCAGCGCCCGACTTCAATGTACGGAGTTACGAAGGTTGCAGGTGAGCTTCTTTGCGATTATTATCATAAAAAATTCGGAGTAGATACAAGAGGCGTCCGTTTCCCCGGTCTTATTTCGTATGAAGCGCTCCCCGGAGGAGGAACTACCGATTATGCCGTACATATCTATTATGAAGCGCTTAAAAATAATGCCTACACCTCTTTTATAAAAAAAGGCACTTTAATGGATATGATGTATATGCCCGATGCTCTTATGGCAATTCATAAACTTCTTGAAGCCGATGCCGCAAAATTAAAACATAGAAACGCCTTTAACATTACCGCAATGAGTTTCGCCCCGGAAACCATTGCCGCAGAAATAAAAAAACATCTTCCGAAATTTAAGATAAGCTATGATGTAGACCCTGTAAGACAAGCTATAGCAAATTCATGGCCCAATTCTCTTGACGACTCCTGCGCCAAAAAAGAATGGGGCTGGAAACCGAAATATAACCTCGAAACAATGACAAAGGATATGCTGGAACAGTTAAGTAAAAAATTAAACATCGAGCTTCCGGCAGCTTCAAGACCCGCCGTATCCGTTAAAACAAAAACGGACGCTTCCGTTACGTCTGCAAAAAAAACGGCGTCTCCCAAAAAGCCAAAGACCTCAAAATCAAAAAAATAGATTATTAAAAACCTCTAAAAACTTATGTTTTTAGAGGTTTAATTTTATTTAACTTTAAAAAGAAAAATTTCCGTGTATAAAATTAAAAAAAAACTTTATACGGCATAAATCCGTTTATAAGAAATTTAGGCCTTACGGCATTTCGCAGCCCTAAGAGAATTAAAAACCGCTAAAAGAGCGACACCTACATCGGCAAAAACCGCTCCCCACATATCGGCTATTCCAAAAGCCCCCAAACCTAAAAAGCCGATTTTTATAAAAAACGCTAAGCCTATATTTTCCCACACAATTTTACGTGTAAAACGGGAAAGTTTTATCGCTTCCGCAATTAAAACGGGATTATCGTTCATTAACACGACATCGGCAGCTTCAATGGCAGCGTCGCTTCCGACTCCGCCCATTGCAATTCCGGCATCGGCTCTTGCCAAAACCGGCGCATCGTTAATTCCGTCTCCTGCAAAAATTACGGTACTGTTTTTATTTTCAGCTTTTATTTCAGAAGAAATAGTCTCGAACCGCTCCACCTTTTCATGCGGCAAAAGATTTGCACTATATCTTATCTTAAGTTTTTCCGCAATCTCTTTTGCGGAAACCTCGTTATCGCCGGTAAGCATTTCGATTCTTTTTACTCCTAAAGCTTGAAGCTCCTTTACCGCATCTTCGGAATCGGTCTTTACCGTATCGCTTAAAACTATACAGCCCAAATATTTTCCGTCAAAGGCTGCATAAACCCTTGTTCCGCTTAAGCTATTTTCCGAACGGGAAATTCCGCCGTTAAAATTATCCGAAACGAAAGATTCCGT is drawn from Treponema pedis and contains these coding sequences:
- a CDS encoding aspartate ammonia-lyase, producing MRKEHDLLGELEIPADAYYGIQTFRSTENFKITGLKLCDFPDFIKGLAYTKEAAAEANHELGYLSDEVYKAMVQACREVAEGKFDKEFVVDMIQGGAGTSTNMNANEVIANRANEILGKPKGSYNPCHPNNHVNFAQSTNDAYPTAAKLGICLNTKPLIEELKRLILSFRKKAEDLGDNIKMGRTQLQDAVPMTLGQEFESYAASLEDEIEQIEFAEKNLYTINMGATAIGTGINSDPMYTPKVTDYLSKISALPLKAAKNMIAATNDTSGFVTYSSELKRLSAKLSKICSDLRLLSSGPRTGLYDISLPPMQPGSSIMPGKVNPVIPEVVNQICYRVIGNDTAVILAAESAQLELNVFEPVMIYSIFESIKLLINGMKTLRERCIDGIVGNYEHCKNSVLRSIGLVTALNPVIGYEASSDIAKTALRENKGVYDLVLERGLLSKEKLDEVLKPENMTKPRKLK
- a CDS encoding ATP-binding protein gives rise to the protein MDFSRRLPIGVQSFEVMRSDKFLYVDKTEFVYRLVNSSRVYFLSRPRRFGKSLFLSTLEAFFLGKKELFTGLKIAESEDAQSTPWKKYPVLRFDFSPKNYETEKSIYEIIDSNLSSIETMYSIPKTKNAPEDRFKFILETLHNKTEEKAVVLVDEYDKPLLQTMNVNEKLNEKYRNVLKAFYSVLKSCDHVIRFAFLTGVTKFSKVSIFSDLNNLNDISLKPDYSGICGITQSELENTFKPEIEVLAERNRLSYEQCIKTLKQNYDGYCFADGTENMYNPFSLLNVFDGKQFEYYWFATGTPTFLVNALKEANYNIPDLDGNVEMDASGLSDYRAGNDSAIPILFQAGYLTIKSYDSDYKMYRLGFPNDEVRYGFLHNLLPAYSNLNFGDTAFSVVSFTKDLRAGRVEEFMQRLKSIMASIPYDNVKKESGESLALREHNFQICVYLVFALMGQFVKTETHCAGGRSDCTVETENTIYIFEFKLKGSAEEALKQIIEKKYAEAYRAEDKEIVLIGVSFNAEEKTVGEWLTEKA
- the mfd gene encoding transcription-repair coupling factor, which codes for MSSRTIQSLQNNILTWCGMKTAFTQIESGAYPFNIAGLSGGLLGFFLAEYFYKTKRSVLIIVPTEKEVEQVLADLDFSNIETRVLPWWGSLAYRPVSPSSSVFAERAEILSLLLQAGEEGGEADGSVSKKSDEKNPRIFITCQRSFLTPVPPGEYLKKNKCSLAVGGAVDILKVAELLTSWGYTRVPRVSVRGEFALRGEVLDVCLASNTSSLKNAYRIQFDFDKIEKIKTFDVNSQSSLEEIKSVTFFPAKEVIWDKERISVLEKNLKNLKEFSPDALRIIERLKTYKTFEGEEIFYPLCFEKQTSILDYFPKKDITVFYIDYDRQKNFFETLSREYLGLYKKAKNQFDENEKRKAVIPEFPEPQHILFQFDKLSQNYTRSVFFKTLNEKSSLSGEESFIKFYTEPARSFFGNIVYLKEELKALLNSGWTVYVFAESDNQALRIQEILHESAVHVLPFNLSAGFSIPELKILVIHENEIFGRRRRIPKSVKTAKSSVIDTFIELNPGDYVVHVNYGIGKFRGIERVKIADTERDYINLLYANDETVFIPIEQADMVQRYIGNEGEAPHLDVLGSKSWENRKTRVKKSVEDIAAKLIDLYSRRKASKGFAFQKDDEWQLSFEAAFPYEETDDQLTCIEDVKADMEKPVPMDRLICGDVGYGKTEVAMRAAFKAAMSGKQVAFLSPTTILTEQHFETLNKRFKNFPVKIARLSRFISKGEQKKVLEKLKQGEIDVLVGTHRIIQKDVVFKDLGLMIIDEEQRFGVKDKEKLKALKHNVDCLSLSATPIPRTLHMSLLKIRDMSVITTPPQNRKPVETVIEEFNAEKIADVIRRESARGGQVFYLHNRVETLEDTLFMLQSLLPEIMIETAHGQMSPNELEEIFERFSLGGFQVLIATTIIENGIDIPNANTIIIDRADMYGVSQLYQLRGRVGRSDKKAYAYLLYPEDRALSEVAMKRLQVISDFTELGSGFKIAMKDMEIRGAGNLLGREQSGDIYSVGFDLYLRLLDEAVQKLQNGNYEPMQESVIELEYSGFIPDSYINIPETKMEVYKKIAAVKTQEDLDGIYAEISDRFGPAPEEVESLLALSEIKIICNTLSISSLKERKSKVRVEFARVSKISVDKLLRMIKESDGRVTLDPKAPNVLILQTGKIGLKEKSEFIREKLGRLM
- a CDS encoding tetratricopeptide repeat protein, whose translation is MRNNKFLKSVFILNFVFGLSFAVYSQEKPDALKLYRNGRSLDSIGRRDDARKAYSEAISICRSELSLNPKNMDSYAVYTWCLFRLGRYKDTEIACNDALKVSRDARIIETLGEASFYLGNYKESLRNMENYIDMAPNGERISVAHFFVGEIYRIMGKYNKADIAYSIAVHLEPGNGLWWYRLGIVREAAGEKRSALDAFQAALRIWPDYKDAIEAVKRIRI